A single Pseudomonas putida DNA region contains:
- a CDS encoding glutaredoxin, which translates to MIVKALRVGLGQLIVFGDWISRPAKQKRDAAAQARVEQEAKGLALYQFHACPFCVKTRRTLHRLNVPVALRDAKNDDVHRQALLEGGGRVKVPCLRIEEQGKVTWMYESKAIIAYLDKRFA; encoded by the coding sequence ATGATCGTCAAAGCCCTGCGGGTCGGCCTCGGCCAGCTCATCGTTTTCGGCGACTGGATCAGCCGCCCGGCCAAGCAGAAGCGTGATGCGGCGGCCCAGGCGCGTGTCGAGCAGGAGGCCAAGGGCCTCGCGCTGTACCAGTTCCATGCCTGCCCGTTCTGCGTGAAGACCCGCCGCACCCTGCACCGCTTGAACGTGCCGGTGGCATTGCGTGATGCCAAGAACGACGACGTGCATCGCCAGGCCTTGCTCGAAGGTGGCGGCCGGGTGAAAGTGCCGTGCCTGCGCATCGAGGAACAAGGCAAGGTGACCTGGATGTATGAATCCAAGGCCATCATTGCCTATCTGGACAAGCGCTTCGCGTAA
- the folE gene encoding GTP cyclohydrolase I FolE: MSLEQNYTEILSQLGEDVSREGLLDTPKRAAKAMKYLCRGYEQTLEEVTNGALFTSDNSEMVLVRDIELYSMCEHHMLPFIGKAHVAYLPKGKVLGLSKVARIVDMFARRLQIQENLSRQIAEAVQQVTGAAGVAVVIEAKHMCMMMRGVEKQNSTMLTSVMLGEFRENASTRGEFLSLIK; the protein is encoded by the coding sequence ATGTCCCTGGAACAGAACTACACCGAGATCCTCAGCCAACTTGGCGAGGACGTCTCCCGTGAGGGCCTGCTCGACACGCCCAAGCGGGCTGCAAAGGCCATGAAGTACCTTTGCCGCGGTTACGAGCAGACGCTGGAAGAAGTCACCAACGGCGCGCTGTTCACCTCCGACAACAGTGAGATGGTGCTAGTCCGGGACATCGAGCTGTACTCGATGTGCGAACACCACATGCTACCTTTCATCGGCAAGGCCCACGTGGCCTACCTGCCCAAGGGCAAGGTCCTGGGCCTGTCGAAGGTTGCGCGCATCGTCGACATGTTCGCCCGCCGCCTGCAGATCCAGGAAAACCTCAGCCGCCAGATCGCCGAGGCCGTTCAGCAGGTGACTGGCGCCGCAGGCGTGGCGGTGGTCATCGAAGCCAAGCACATGTGCATGATGATGCGCGGCGTTGAAAAGCAGAATTCGACCATGCTCACTTCGGTGATGCTGGGTGAGTTCCGCGAGAACGCCTCGACTCGTGGCGAGTTCCTCAGCCTGATCAAGTGA
- a CDS encoding Smr/MutS family protein, whose translation MQDDDFSLFSAEVRGVKPIKHDRADVGKPKTDRKQLAGLRQAATIRSDQALVIDGLSDQFVIDVGAEDELMWRRDGVQESQIRKLKLGQIAFEGSLDLHGMSVEKARETLWAFIAEATKLEVRCVRVTHGKAARLDGKRPMIKSHVNTWLRQHPQVLGFTSCQARHGGTGAVYVMLKRTMMEGRDE comes from the coding sequence ATGCAAGACGACGATTTTTCCCTGTTCAGTGCCGAAGTGCGCGGCGTCAAGCCGATCAAGCACGACCGCGCCGATGTGGGCAAGCCGAAAACTGACCGCAAGCAACTGGCCGGCCTGCGCCAGGCGGCGACCATCCGCAGCGACCAGGCCCTGGTCATCGACGGCCTGTCCGACCAGTTCGTCATCGACGTCGGTGCCGAAGACGAGCTGATGTGGCGCCGCGACGGTGTGCAGGAAAGCCAGATCCGCAAGCTCAAGCTCGGCCAGATCGCCTTCGAGGGCAGCCTCGACCTGCATGGCATGAGCGTGGAGAAGGCCCGGGAAACCCTGTGGGCCTTCATCGCCGAAGCCACCAAACTCGAAGTACGCTGCGTCCGGGTGACCCACGGCAAGGCCGCACGCCTGGACGGCAAGCGCCCGATGATCAAGAGCCACGTCAATACCTGGCTGCGCCAGCACCCGCAAGTGCTCGGTTTCACCTCGTGCCAGGCCCGCCATGGCGGCACCGGCGCGGTGTATGTAATGCTCAAGCGAACCATGATGGAAGGCCGCGACGAGTAA